One Streptomyces sp. R28 DNA window includes the following coding sequences:
- the bfr gene encoding bacterioferritin, which produces MQGDPEVLEFLNEQLTGELTAINQYWLHYRIQDNKGWTKLAKYTREESIDEMKHADKITERILMLDGLPNYQRLFHVRVGQTVTEMFQADRQVEVEAIDRLKRGVEVMRSKGDITSANLFESILEDEEHHIDYLDTQLELIDKLGEALYLAQQIEQPS; this is translated from the coding sequence ATGCAGGGCGACCCCGAGGTCCTCGAATTCCTGAACGAGCAGCTGACCGGCGAGCTGACGGCGATCAACCAGTACTGGCTGCACTACCGGATCCAGGACAACAAAGGCTGGACGAAGCTCGCCAAGTACACGCGTGAAGAGTCCATCGATGAGATGAAGCACGCGGACAAGATCACCGAGCGCATCCTCATGCTGGACGGCCTGCCCAACTACCAGCGCCTGTTCCACGTACGGGTCGGTCAGACGGTCACCGAGATGTTCCAGGCCGACCGCCAGGTCGAGGTCGAGGCGATCGACCGCCTCAAGCGCGGTGTCGAGGTGATGCGCAGCAAGGGCGACATCACGTCCGCGAACCTCTTCGAGTCGATCCTCGAGGACGAGGAACACCACATCGACTACCTGGACACGCAGCTGGAACTCATCGACAAGCTCGGTGAGGCGCTCTACCTCGCGCAGCAGATCGAGCAGCCGAGCTAG
- a CDS encoding bacterioferritin-associated ferredoxin — MYICSCFGVTEQQVKQHAENGACTPRQIASACKAGTDCGSCVRRIQALLGRGACPRRELADQGQPVLTDLADAA; from the coding sequence GTGTACATCTGCAGTTGCTTCGGTGTCACCGAGCAGCAGGTCAAGCAGCACGCGGAGAACGGTGCCTGTACGCCCCGCCAGATAGCGTCCGCCTGTAAGGCGGGCACGGACTGCGGGTCGTGCGTACGTCGCATCCAGGCGCTCCTGGGCCGGGGCGCGTGCCCGCGCCGCGAGCTGGCCGATCAGGGCCAGCCGGTGCTCACCGACCTGGCGGACGCGGCCTAG
- the thiS gene encoding sulfur carrier protein ThiS — MSTSVNTPLTISVNGERRQIEPGTALDTLVQSLTAAPSGVAAALNETVVPRAQWSSTSLSEGDRVEVLTAVQGG, encoded by the coding sequence ATGAGCACCTCGGTGAACACCCCTCTCACCATCTCGGTCAACGGCGAGCGTCGGCAGATCGAGCCCGGCACGGCTCTCGACACGCTCGTGCAGTCCCTCACAGCGGCGCCCTCCGGAGTGGCCGCCGCCCTCAACGAAACCGTCGTACCGCGCGCGCAGTGGTCGTCGACGTCCCTGTCCGAGGGGGACCGCGTCGAGGTCCTCACCGCCGTCCAAGGAGGCTGA
- a CDS encoding thiazole synthase, which produces MADDPFVISDTSFTSRLIMGTGGAPSLEVLERALVASGTELTTVAMRRVNPSVHGSVLSVLEKLGIRVLPNTAGCFTAGEAVLTARLAREALGTDLIKLEVIADERTLLPDPIELLDAAETLVDDGFTVLPYTNDDPVLARKLQDVGCAAIMPLGSPIGSGLGIRNPHNFQLIVEHARVPVILDAGAGTASDAALAMELGCAGVMLASAVTRAQEPVMMADAMRHAVEAGRLAYRAGRIPRRHFAQASSPVEGVARLDPERPAF; this is translated from the coding sequence ATGGCCGACGATCCCTTTGTCATCAGCGACACGTCCTTCACGTCCCGCCTGATCATGGGCACGGGCGGGGCGCCCAGCCTGGAGGTCCTGGAGCGGGCGCTGGTGGCGTCCGGGACGGAGCTGACGACGGTCGCCATGCGGCGTGTGAACCCCTCGGTCCACGGCTCCGTGCTGTCGGTGCTCGAGAAGCTCGGCATCCGGGTGCTGCCCAACACGGCGGGGTGCTTCACGGCCGGTGAGGCCGTGCTGACGGCCCGCCTCGCGCGCGAGGCACTCGGTACGGATCTGATCAAGCTGGAGGTCATCGCCGACGAGCGGACGCTGCTGCCGGATCCGATCGAGCTGCTGGACGCCGCGGAGACGCTGGTGGACGACGGGTTCACCGTGCTGCCGTACACGAATGACGACCCTGTGCTGGCGCGGAAGCTTCAGGACGTGGGCTGTGCCGCGATCATGCCGCTCGGCTCCCCGATCGGCTCGGGGCTCGGCATCCGCAACCCGCACAACTTCCAGCTGATCGTGGAGCACGCACGCGTGCCGGTGATCCTGGACGCCGGTGCCGGCACGGCGTCGGACGCGGCGCTCGCGATGGAGCTGGGGTGCGCGGGTGTGATGCTCGCCTCGGCGGTGACACGGGCGCAGGAGCCGGTAATGATGGCCGACGCGATGCGGCATGCGGTGGAGGCGGGGCGGCTGGCGTACCGGGCGGGGCGGATTCCGCGGCGGCACTTCGCGCAGGCGTCGTCTCCGGTGGAGGGCGTCGCACGGCTGGACCCGGAACGCCCCGCATTCTGA
- a CDS encoding sulfite oxidase-like oxidoreductase, with amino-acid sequence MGQPVERESGAAAHSELPPGQRVQRGWPVTHYGPVPKFRPERWEFRVFGATADGEKHCWTHEKFAALPYTSVVADLHCVTKFSMLGAEWGGIPARTILEIAPPASAVTHVMVWAEYGFSSNLRLSDFASEGAIFATHKDGELLTAEHGFPLRLVVPHLYAWKGPKWVRGVEYMTADRRGFWEERGYHNIGDPWKEQRYSYQEEPGDGPEL; translated from the coding sequence ATGGGTCAGCCGGTGGAGCGCGAAAGTGGGGCAGCAGCACACTCCGAGCTTCCGCCGGGACAGCGGGTGCAGCGCGGCTGGCCGGTCACGCACTACGGCCCCGTCCCCAAGTTTCGCCCCGAACGCTGGGAGTTCAGGGTGTTCGGCGCCACCGCCGACGGCGAGAAGCACTGCTGGACCCACGAGAAGTTCGCGGCCCTGCCGTACACGAGCGTCGTCGCCGATCTGCACTGCGTCACGAAGTTCAGCATGCTCGGTGCGGAGTGGGGCGGCATCCCGGCCCGGACGATCCTGGAGATCGCCCCGCCCGCGTCGGCGGTCACCCACGTGATGGTCTGGGCGGAGTACGGCTTCAGCTCCAACCTCCGCCTCTCCGACTTCGCCTCCGAGGGCGCGATCTTCGCCACCCACAAGGACGGCGAACTGCTCACGGCGGAGCACGGTTTCCCCCTCCGCCTGGTTGTCCCTCATCTGTACGCCTGGAAGGGGCCCAAGTGGGTCCGCGGCGTGGAGTACATGACCGCCGACCGCCGCGGTTTCTGGGAGGAGCGCGGCTACCACAACATCGGCGACCCCTGGAAGGAACAGCGGTACTCGTACCAGGAGGAGCCCGGGGACGGCCCCGAGCTGTGA
- a CDS encoding Rv2175c family DNA-binding protein, with amino-acid sequence MTEIDAKIDALVPAWLTLPDIAEMLDVEVTRVRQLVKDGQLIAVRRGENRALHVPAAFIDGAEQKVVKGLSGTLTLLRDDGFTDEEMLEWLFTPDESLPGTPAQALSENRGTEVKRRAQALAV; translated from the coding sequence GTGACCGAGATTGACGCAAAGATCGATGCTCTCGTCCCCGCCTGGCTCACCCTCCCCGACATCGCAGAGATGCTCGATGTCGAGGTGACCCGCGTCCGGCAGCTGGTCAAGGACGGCCAGCTCATCGCCGTACGCCGTGGTGAGAACCGCGCACTGCACGTCCCCGCCGCCTTTATCGACGGGGCCGAGCAGAAGGTCGTCAAGGGCCTGTCCGGGACCTTGACGCTCCTGCGGGACGACGGCTTTACGGACGAAGAGATGCTGGAGTGGCTCTTCACCCCCGATGAAAGCCTGCCCGGCACCCCCGCGCAGGCCCTCAGCGAGAATCGCGGCACGGAGGTGAAGCGCCGCGCCCAGGCGCTCGCCGTCTGA
- a CDS encoding deoxyribonuclease IV — translation MRSQQSGPALSGPSRNPIGGHVPVAGGLHSVGLTYAHDLKAETVQVFVANPRGWATPAGNPRQDEEFRAVCEAESIPAYVHAPYLINFGSHTEATVEKSVESLRHSLRRGREIGALGVVVHTGSATGGRERSVALKQVREHLLPLLDELTHDDDPCLLLESTAGQGASLCSRTWDFGPYFEALDAHPKLGVCLDTCHIFAAGHDLTGPSGMHQTLDLLVDTVGEGRLKLIHANDSKDVVGAHKDRHENIGAGHIGEDPFRALMTHPATAGVPLIIETPGGKEGHAADVERLKKLRDA, via the coding sequence GTGAGAAGTCAGCAGTCCGGCCCCGCACTCTCGGGCCCCTCCCGCAACCCCATCGGCGGCCACGTCCCCGTGGCCGGCGGTCTCCACTCCGTCGGGCTCACCTACGCCCACGACCTCAAGGCCGAGACGGTCCAGGTCTTCGTCGCCAACCCGCGTGGCTGGGCCACGCCCGCCGGGAATCCGCGGCAGGACGAGGAGTTCCGCGCGGTGTGCGAGGCCGAGTCGATCCCGGCGTATGTGCACGCGCCCTACCTGATCAACTTCGGCTCGCACACCGAGGCGACCGTCGAGAAGTCGGTGGAGTCGCTACGGCACTCGCTGCGGCGCGGGCGGGAGATCGGGGCGCTCGGCGTGGTCGTGCACACGGGCAGCGCGACCGGCGGCCGGGAGCGCTCGGTGGCCCTGAAGCAGGTACGGGAGCACCTTCTGCCGCTGCTCGACGAGCTGACCCACGACGACGACCCCTGTCTGCTCCTGGAGTCCACCGCAGGCCAGGGCGCCTCGCTCTGCTCGCGGACCTGGGACTTCGGGCCGTACTTCGAGGCGCTGGACGCCCATCCGAAGCTGGGCGTGTGCCTGGACACCTGCCACATCTTCGCCGCCGGCCACGACCTGACCGGCCCCTCCGGTATGCACCAGACCCTCGACCTGCTGGTGGACACCGTCGGCGAGGGCCGGCTGAAGCTGATCCACGCCAATGACTCCAAGGACGTCGTCGGCGCGCACAAGGACCGGCACGAGAACATCGGCGCGGGTCACATCGGCGAGGACCCGTTCCGGGCACTGATGACGCACCCGGCCACCGCGGGCGTACCGCTGATCATCGAGACGCCGGGCGGGAAGGAAGGCCATGCGGCGGATGTGGAGCGGCTGAAAAAACTTCGGGACGCATAG
- the pknB gene encoding Stk1 family PASTA domain-containing Ser/Thr kinase has translation MDTTLQDPLVGQVLDGRYRVDARIAVGGMATVYRALDTRLDRVLALKVMHPALAVDGVFVERFIREAKSVARLAHPNVVQVFDQGTDGSYVYLAMEYVAGCTLRDVLRERGALQPRAALDILEPVLAALGAAHRAGFVHRDMKPENVLIGDDGRVKVADFGLVRSVDTVTSTTGAVLGTVSYLAPEQIEQPGAADARVDVYACGVVLYEMLTGDKPHDGDSPAVVLYKHLHEDVPPPSAIVPGLAYELDELVASATARTPDLRPYDAVALLAHARETRAALSADQLDAVPPQALAAERTNADDRTSVIPRALTIQRPLPVNEDEPEAVFNRTSRLESPPPPPPRRRSRTPRAPRGPLVIVAAVLLALGLGVGIWYINSGQFTKVPSLLSKTEAQATDQLAKAGLELGKVERSYSDTVERGTVISTDPETGARIRHNDSVNLVISAGPQTVKVPDLQGYPLAKARTELKESGLEPGMVTREFNDDITRGSVISVDPETGTKVRSGSAVALTVSKGSPVDVPDVTGESLADAKADLAEAGLKVKVAAARVNSDFDAGQVARQSPTDAAQAAEGDTVTLTLSKGPEMIEVPDVVGDSVDDARAELEGAGFEVDEDRGLLGLFGDTVKKQSVKGGKTAPKGSTISITIR, from the coding sequence GTGGATACGACCCTTCAGGACCCTCTGGTCGGGCAGGTGCTCGACGGCCGGTATCGCGTCGACGCGCGGATCGCCGTCGGCGGGATGGCCACGGTCTACCGGGCCCTGGACACCCGCCTCGACCGCGTGCTCGCGCTCAAGGTGATGCATCCCGCGCTGGCGGTGGACGGGGTGTTCGTCGAGCGGTTCATCCGTGAGGCCAAGTCCGTCGCCCGGCTCGCGCACCCCAATGTGGTGCAGGTCTTCGACCAGGGCACCGACGGGTCGTACGTCTATCTCGCCATGGAGTACGTCGCGGGCTGCACCCTGCGTGACGTACTGCGCGAGCGCGGGGCGCTCCAGCCCCGCGCCGCCCTCGACATCCTGGAGCCGGTGCTCGCGGCGCTCGGTGCCGCGCACCGCGCCGGGTTCGTGCACCGGGACATGAAGCCGGAGAACGTCCTGATAGGGGACGACGGGCGGGTCAAGGTCGCCGACTTCGGGCTCGTGCGGTCCGTGGACACCGTGACCAGCACCACCGGCGCCGTGCTCGGCACCGTCTCCTATCTCGCGCCCGAGCAGATCGAGCAGCCCGGTGCCGCCGACGCCCGCGTCGACGTGTACGCGTGCGGTGTCGTCCTCTACGAGATGCTCACCGGCGACAAGCCGCACGACGGGGACTCCCCCGCGGTGGTGCTCTACAAGCACCTGCACGAGGACGTCCCGCCGCCCTCGGCGATCGTGCCGGGGCTGGCGTACGAACTCGACGAGTTGGTCGCGTCGGCCACCGCGCGCACCCCGGACCTGCGTCCGTACGACGCCGTGGCGCTGCTCGCCCACGCGCGGGAGACACGCGCCGCGCTGAGCGCGGACCAGCTGGACGCGGTGCCGCCGCAGGCGCTCGCGGCTGAGCGCACCAACGCCGACGACCGTACGAGCGTGATCCCGCGCGCGCTGACCATCCAGCGGCCACTGCCCGTGAACGAGGACGAGCCCGAGGCCGTCTTCAACCGGACCAGCCGACTGGAGAGCCCGCCACCCCCGCCGCCCCGGCGCCGGTCGCGGACCCCGCGTGCGCCGCGCGGCCCGCTGGTCATCGTCGCCGCCGTCCTGCTGGCCCTCGGCCTCGGCGTCGGTATCTGGTACATCAACTCCGGCCAGTTCACCAAGGTCCCGTCCCTGCTGTCCAAGACCGAGGCGCAGGCCACGGACCAGCTGGCGAAGGCCGGGCTGGAGCTCGGCAAGGTGGAACGCTCGTACAGCGACACCGTCGAGCGCGGCACCGTCATCAGCACGGACCCGGAGACGGGCGCCCGCATCCGGCACAACGACTCCGTGAACCTGGTCATCTCGGCCGGACCGCAGACCGTGAAGGTGCCCGACCTCCAGGGATACCCGCTGGCCAAGGCGAGGACCGAGCTGAAGGAGAGCGGACTCGAACCGGGCATGGTGACCCGGGAGTTCAACGACGACATCACCAGGGGCTCCGTGATCTCCGTGGACCCCGAGACCGGCACCAAGGTCCGCTCCGGCTCCGCGGTCGCGCTCACCGTCAGCAAGGGCAGCCCGGTGGACGTCCCGGATGTCACCGGCGAGAGCCTGGCCGACGCGAAGGCCGACCTGGCGGAGGCCGGCCTGAAGGTGAAGGTCGCCGCCGCGCGGGTCAACTCCGACTTCGACGCGGGCCAGGTCGCCCGGCAGTCCCCGACCGACGCCGCGCAGGCCGCCGAGGGCGACACGGTGACGCTGACGCTGTCCAAGGGCCCCGAGATGATCGAGGTCCCGGACGTGGTCGGCGACAGCGTCGACGACGCCAGGGCCGAGCTGGAGGGCGCCGGCTTCGAGGTCGACGAGGACCGTGGCCTGCTCGGGCTGTTCGGCGACACAGTCAAGAAGCAGTCCGTGAAGGGCGGGAAGACGGCACCGAAGGGGTCGACGATCTCGATCACCATCCGGTGA
- a CDS encoding DUF4396 domain-containing protein: MQHEAHAAHAHHPGETAATSSWAMAVQATLHCLTGCAIGEILGMVIGTALGWGSAPTLILAIVLAFFFGYALTLRGVLKAGLGLRAAIKVALAADTLSIAVMELVDNGVIVLWPGAMDAELTDPLFWWVLAIALAVAFVLTTPVNKWMIGRGKGHAVVHQHHH; this comes from the coding sequence ATGCAACACGAAGCACACGCGGCACACGCTCACCACCCCGGCGAGACGGCCGCCACCAGCAGCTGGGCCATGGCCGTCCAGGCCACCCTGCACTGCCTCACCGGCTGCGCCATCGGCGAGATCCTCGGCATGGTGATCGGCACCGCGCTCGGCTGGGGCAGCGCACCGACGCTGATCCTGGCGATCGTCCTGGCCTTCTTCTTCGGCTACGCGCTCACCCTGCGCGGAGTCCTGAAGGCGGGGCTCGGCCTCCGTGCCGCGATCAAGGTGGCACTGGCCGCCGACACCCTCTCCATCGCCGTGATGGAACTCGTCGACAACGGCGTGATCGTGCTGTGGCCGGGCGCCATGGACGCCGAACTCACCGACCCGCTGTTCTGGTGGGTGCTGGCGATCGCGCTCGCCGTCGCCTTCGTGCTGACGACGCCGGTCAACAAGTGGATGATCGGCCGCGGCAAGGGCCACGCGGTGGTGCACCAGCACCACCACTGA
- a CDS encoding class II 3-deoxy-7-phosphoheptulonate synthase yields the protein MTVNAKTSASAGNTWRDLPAAQQPEYPDTEALRAVIADLESYPPLVFAGECDQLRARMAAVAKGEAFLLQGGDCAEAFDAVSADHIRNKLKTLLQMGAVLTYAASVPVVKVGRIAGQYSKPRSKGTETRDGVTLPTYRGDSVNGFDFNEAARIPDPERLKRMYNASASTLNLVRAFTTGGYADLRQVHAWNQDFVKSSPSGQRYEQLAREIDQALNFMHACGTDPEEFKTVEFYSSHEALLLDYESALTRVDSRTGKLYDVSAHMVWIGERTRQLDHAHIEFASQIRNPIGIKLGPTTTAEEALQYIERLDPDREPGRLTFIVRMGADKVRDKLPELVEKVTASGATVAWVTDPMHGNTFEAASGHKTRRFDDVLDEVKGFFEVHKALGTHPGGIHVELTGDDVTECVGGGDEIFVDDLHQRYETACDPRLNRSQSLDLAFLVAEMYRDQ from the coding sequence GTGACCGTGAACGCTAAGACCAGCGCGAGTGCTGGCAACACCTGGCGAGACCTGCCCGCGGCGCAGCAGCCCGAGTACCCCGACACCGAGGCTCTGCGCGCAGTGATCGCGGACCTCGAGTCGTATCCGCCGCTCGTCTTCGCGGGCGAGTGCGACCAGCTGCGCGCCCGGATGGCGGCCGTCGCCAAGGGAGAGGCGTTCCTTCTCCAGGGCGGCGACTGCGCCGAGGCATTCGACGCGGTGTCCGCCGACCACATCCGTAACAAGCTCAAGACCCTGCTCCAGATGGGCGCCGTGCTGACGTACGCCGCCTCGGTGCCGGTCGTGAAGGTCGGCCGGATCGCCGGCCAGTACTCCAAGCCGCGCTCCAAGGGCACCGAGACCCGCGACGGCGTGACCCTGCCGACGTACCGCGGCGACTCGGTCAACGGCTTCGACTTCAACGAGGCCGCCCGCATCCCGGACCCCGAGCGCCTGAAGCGGATGTACAACGCGTCCGCCTCGACGCTGAACCTGGTGCGCGCCTTCACCACCGGCGGCTACGCCGACCTGCGCCAGGTGCACGCCTGGAACCAGGACTTCGTGAAGTCGTCCCCCTCCGGGCAGCGCTACGAGCAGCTCGCCCGGGAGATCGACCAGGCGCTCAACTTCATGCACGCCTGCGGGACCGACCCGGAGGAGTTCAAGACGGTCGAGTTCTACTCCTCGCACGAGGCGCTGCTGCTCGACTACGAGTCGGCGCTGACCCGTGTCGACTCGCGCACCGGGAAGCTGTACGACGTCTCGGCGCACATGGTGTGGATCGGCGAGCGCACCCGGCAGCTGGACCACGCGCACATCGAGTTCGCGTCGCAGATCCGCAACCCGATCGGCATCAAGCTCGGCCCGACCACCACGGCCGAGGAGGCGCTGCAGTACATCGAGCGCCTGGACCCCGACCGTGAGCCGGGCCGGCTGACCTTCATCGTCCGCATGGGCGCCGACAAGGTCCGCGACAAGCTCCCCGAGCTGGTCGAGAAGGTCACCGCCTCGGGCGCCACCGTGGCCTGGGTGACCGACCCGATGCACGGCAACACCTTCGAGGCGGCCTCCGGTCACAAGACCCGCCGTTTCGACGACGTGCTCGACGAGGTCAAGGGCTTCTTCGAGGTCCACAAGGCCCTCGGCACCCACCCGGGCGGCATCCACGTGGAGCTCACCGGCGACGACGTCACCGAGTGCGTGGGCGGCGGCGACGAGATCTTCGTCGACGACCTGCACCAGCGCTACGAGACGGCCTGCGACCCGCGGCTCAACCGCAGCCAGTCGCTGGACCTGGCCTTCCTCGTCGCTGAGATGTACAGGGACCAGTAA
- a CDS encoding NAD(P)/FAD-dependent oxidoreductase encodes MSEQTTQSQRRVVVAGAGMAGVQTAVALREQGFTGTVTLIGAEPHQPYDRPPLSKAVLLGKSEGSAFDVDFEALGIELQLGREVLGVRPSDHELDTEAGPVPYDVLVLATGAEPIRLPGVEGVPGVHLLRTLDDAERLRPVLARQHDIVVVGAGWIGAEFATAAREAGCAVTVVEAADRPLAGALPAEVAAPMTAWYEDSGAVLRTHARVERVEPGAVLLDDGSRLPAGAVVVGIGARPATAWLAGSGIELGAHGEVVADDALRTSVPDVYAVGDCASFPSGRYGARLLVHHWDNALQGPRTVAANILGETPAVYDPVPYFWSEQFGRFVQYAGHHAAADTTLWRGDPSGPAWTVCWLKGDRLVALLAVGRPRDLAQGRRLIEAGTPMDAALLADPARPMKAATA; translated from the coding sequence GTGAGTGAGCAGACGACGCAGTCGCAGCGGAGAGTGGTCGTCGCCGGCGCCGGCATGGCCGGTGTGCAGACGGCGGTCGCCCTACGGGAACAGGGCTTCACCGGCACCGTCACACTGATCGGCGCCGAGCCCCATCAGCCCTACGACCGGCCGCCCCTGTCCAAGGCCGTGCTGCTGGGCAAGTCCGAGGGCTCCGCCTTCGACGTCGACTTCGAGGCGCTCGGCATCGAACTTCAGCTGGGGCGCGAGGTGCTGGGCGTGCGCCCCTCCGACCATGAACTGGACACCGAGGCGGGGCCCGTCCCGTACGACGTCCTCGTGCTCGCCACCGGCGCCGAACCGATCCGGCTGCCGGGCGTGGAGGGCGTCCCCGGTGTGCATCTGCTGCGCACCCTGGACGACGCCGAGCGGTTGCGGCCGGTGCTCGCCCGGCAGCACGACATCGTGGTCGTCGGCGCGGGCTGGATCGGCGCGGAGTTCGCCACGGCCGCGCGCGAGGCGGGCTGCGCGGTGACGGTCGTGGAGGCCGCCGACCGGCCGCTCGCGGGTGCGCTGCCCGCGGAGGTGGCGGCGCCGATGACCGCCTGGTACGAGGACAGCGGGGCGGTGCTGCGTACGCACGCGCGCGTGGAGCGCGTCGAGCCCGGCGCGGTGCTCCTCGACGACGGCTCGCGGCTGCCCGCGGGCGCTGTCGTGGTCGGCATCGGGGCGCGGCCCGCCACGGCCTGGCTGGCCGGCTCGGGCATCGAGCTCGGGGCGCACGGCGAGGTGGTGGCCGACGACGCCCTGCGCACCTCCGTGCCGGACGTCTACGCGGTCGGCGACTGCGCCTCCTTCCCTTCGGGAAGGTATGGCGCACGCCTGCTGGTCCACCACTGGGACAACGCCCTCCAGGGCCCGCGGACGGTCGCCGCGAACATCCTCGGTGAGACGCCCGCGGTCTACGACCCGGTGCCGTACTTCTGGTCCGAGCAGTTCGGCCGGTTCGTCCAGTACGCCGGCCACCACGCCGCCGCCGACACGACGCTGTGGCGCGGCGACCCGTCGGGCCCGGCCTGGACGGTCTGCTGGCTGAAGGGCGACCGCCTGGTCGCCCTGTTGGCGGTGGGCCGGCCGAGGGATCTGGCGCAGGGACGGCGGCTGATCGAGGCGGGTACGCCGATGGACGCGGCGCTGTTGGCGGACCCGGCGCGGCCGATGAAGGCGGCGACGGCATAG
- a CDS encoding trp operon leader peptide, translating to MFAHSTQNWWWTAHPAAH from the coding sequence ATGTTCGCGCACTCGACCCAGAACTGGTGGTGGACCGCTCATCCGGCGGCCCACTGA